One region of Ferrimicrobium sp. genomic DNA includes:
- the arsA gene encoding arsenical pump-driving ATPase, which yields MANRPAILSGLLSAPPRFLFFTGKGGVGKTSTAAATAVALADQGRRVLLVSTDPASNLDEVLETTLGSTPRGVLPGLDAMNIDPVASAAAYRERVVGPYRGLLPDSAVRSIEEQLSGACTVEIAAFDEFTSLLAEPRATEQYDHVLFDTAPTGHTLRLLALPGAWSDFIDTNTLGTSCIGPLAGLGNQQDRYRQAVATLADSAQTVLVLVARPDPIAIDEAARAAQELGALGIAHQRLVLNGMFVATGEGDPLADAMAARSRVLVRDLPPALAAIERDEVALVDFSLNGISGLRAFVSGVGPGAPHPSEATIPEELGFDELIDELAHRGNGLVLTMGKGGVGKTTLAVAVALELARRGHEVELTTTDPADHLGAVLADAGQSVAERLHVGRIDPEVVTRSYTAEVLAKAGADLEGDALAVLKEDLRSPCTEEIAVFGAFARIVAHASDHFVVADTAPTGHTVLLLDSAQTYHREVARQGGEASPEVMQLLARLTDPTYTSVLVVTLPEATPVHEAASLQEDLERAGIHPKAWIVNQSLLAAKVTDPILRARAMRETEILQEVARRAGGRVAVVPMVCEAPQTIEEFHLLVGTTMALR from the coding sequence GTGGCTAACCGACCAGCGATCCTCTCTGGCTTATTGAGCGCGCCCCCACGCTTTCTCTTCTTCACCGGGAAGGGCGGTGTCGGCAAGACTTCAACAGCGGCGGCGACCGCGGTGGCCTTGGCCGATCAGGGGCGACGGGTACTGTTGGTCTCGACAGATCCGGCTTCGAACCTTGATGAGGTGCTCGAGACGACACTTGGATCGACCCCTCGTGGCGTACTCCCTGGCTTGGACGCGATGAATATCGATCCCGTTGCGAGCGCAGCGGCCTACCGAGAGCGCGTCGTCGGTCCGTACCGGGGGCTTCTTCCTGACTCCGCCGTTAGGAGCATTGAGGAACAACTATCAGGGGCGTGTACGGTTGAGATCGCTGCCTTCGATGAGTTCACCTCGTTGCTGGCCGAGCCTCGTGCAACCGAGCAGTACGACCATGTCCTCTTCGATACCGCACCAACCGGCCATACGTTACGGCTCCTGGCCTTGCCGGGAGCTTGGAGCGACTTTATCGATACCAATACCCTCGGGACCTCCTGCATTGGGCCGTTGGCCGGCCTGGGCAATCAGCAGGATCGCTATCGTCAGGCGGTAGCCACCCTAGCCGATAGCGCACAGACCGTGCTGGTCTTGGTGGCGAGACCTGACCCCATCGCGATCGATGAGGCAGCGAGAGCGGCACAGGAGCTTGGCGCTTTAGGTATTGCGCACCAACGTCTCGTACTCAACGGGATGTTTGTCGCAACTGGTGAGGGCGATCCCCTCGCTGACGCCATGGCCGCCCGTTCGCGCGTGCTCGTGCGAGATCTCCCCCCGGCCTTGGCTGCGATTGAGCGTGATGAGGTTGCTCTCGTCGATTTCAGCTTGAATGGAATCAGTGGCCTGCGGGCCTTTGTCAGTGGCGTCGGGCCGGGAGCTCCCCACCCGAGCGAGGCGACGATACCGGAGGAGCTCGGCTTTGACGAGTTGATTGACGAGTTGGCGCATCGGGGCAATGGGCTTGTACTGACGATGGGCAAGGGTGGGGTTGGCAAGACAACCCTCGCGGTTGCGGTCGCCCTCGAACTCGCTCGTCGGGGTCATGAGGTTGAACTAACAACTACCGATCCAGCTGACCATCTGGGAGCGGTACTTGCTGATGCGGGCCAAAGTGTCGCCGAACGACTGCATGTCGGTCGTATCGATCCTGAAGTAGTGACACGCTCCTATACCGCAGAGGTGCTTGCCAAGGCCGGCGCTGACCTCGAAGGTGACGCACTCGCAGTCCTCAAGGAGGATCTGCGCTCACCGTGCACCGAGGAGATCGCCGTCTTTGGTGCCTTTGCTCGTATTGTTGCCCATGCCAGCGATCACTTTGTGGTCGCCGATACCGCGCCAACCGGCCATACGGTACTCCTGTTGGACTCAGCGCAGACCTATCACCGTGAGGTAGCCCGCCAGGGTGGTGAGGCGTCACCTGAGGTGATGCAGTTGCTTGCGCGACTGACCGATCCTACGTACACGTCGGTTTTGGTAGTGACCCTACCTGAGGCTACGCCCGTGCATGAAGCGGCCTCACTCCAGGAGGACCTTGAGCGTGCCGGTATTCACCCCAAGGCCTGGATCGTGAATCAGAGTCTTTTGGCGGCCAAGGTCACCGACCCGATCCTTCGGGCCAGGGCGATGCGTGAGACAGAGATACTCCAGGAAGTCGCCCGGCGCGCAGGTGGTCGCGTGGCGGTGGTCCCGATGGTATGCGAGGCACCACAGACCATTGAGGAGTTCCATCTGCTTGTTGGGACCACGATGGCGCTACGGTAG
- the arsD gene encoding arsenite efflux transporter metallochaperone ArsD, with translation MAIVEVFDPAMCCSTGVCGPSVDPALSTFAADLTWLGGQGVTVVRYNLSQEPGSFVENSVIQALLAKEGEGALPAVVVAGELLSYGRYPTRDELITWSLRALSGQGPTATVQAEVSDATDAGCCGGADSTLVQMGAKSAQGTEPNGSGCCG, from the coding sequence GTGGCAATCGTTGAGGTTTTTGATCCCGCAATGTGCTGTTCGACAGGTGTCTGTGGGCCAAGTGTTGACCCGGCACTATCGACTTTTGCAGCTGACCTCACCTGGCTTGGTGGTCAAGGGGTGACGGTCGTTCGATACAACCTCTCACAGGAGCCCGGCAGTTTTGTGGAGAACTCCGTGATCCAAGCGTTGCTCGCCAAGGAGGGTGAGGGGGCATTACCGGCAGTCGTTGTCGCCGGGGAGCTGCTCTCCTATGGACGCTATCCGACGCGCGATGAGTTGATCACTTGGTCGCTCCGTGCCCTCTCCGGGCAGGGTCCGACGGCTACGGTGCAGGCTGAGGTAAGTGATGCAACGGATGCTGGCTGTTGTGGTGGGGCCGATTCGACGCTCGTGCAGATGGGCGCAAAGAGTGCCCAAGGAACGGAACCGAACGGATCCGGTTGTTGTGGCTAA